The Xanthobacter flavus genome includes a window with the following:
- a CDS encoding ABC transporter permease, which yields MSDSHVNGRLLSKRMADALFEAAYLSLVTLFIAFSLIPVLVAIVLSFDARSFIGPFPPTAFSLRWYERFLADNYYQDGLVNSLIIATVATLVATVVGTLAAIALSRATFRGRALLQAALLSPLVVPNVVLGFGMLIFASRLGIIDGMTRLIMGHILITFPYVMRTTAASLVGIKASYYEAALSLGSPPWKALWQITLPLARTGIIAGAVFGFVTSFDNVGISIFLTDAFTFTLPVALLAQMRANLDLTIAALSVIFIVATVLLIVVLDRVAGLDVVVGRGVYGR from the coding sequence ATGAGCGATTCCCATGTGAACGGACGGTTGCTCAGCAAGCGCATGGCGGATGCCCTGTTCGAGGCCGCCTACCTTTCGCTCGTCACCTTGTTCATCGCCTTCTCGCTGATCCCGGTCCTTGTCGCGATCGTGCTGTCATTCGATGCGCGCAGCTTCATCGGCCCGTTCCCGCCCACCGCATTCTCCCTGCGCTGGTATGAGCGCTTCCTGGCCGACAATTACTATCAGGACGGCCTCGTCAACAGCCTGATCATCGCCACCGTGGCGACGCTGGTGGCGACCGTTGTCGGCACGCTGGCGGCCATCGCGCTCAGCCGTGCCACCTTCCGCGGTCGCGCCTTGCTGCAGGCGGCGCTGCTCTCGCCGCTGGTGGTGCCCAATGTCGTCCTTGGCTTCGGCATGCTGATCTTCGCCAGCCGGCTGGGCATCATCGATGGCATGACACGGCTGATCATGGGGCACATCCTGATCACCTTTCCCTATGTCATGCGCACCACCGCCGCTTCGTTGGTCGGCATCAAGGCGAGCTACTACGAGGCGGCGCTCAGCCTGGGCTCGCCGCCCTGGAAGGCGCTGTGGCAGATCACCTTGCCGCTGGCCCGCACCGGCATCATCGCCGGCGCCGTGTTCGGCTTCGTCACCTCCTTCGACAATGTGGGCATCAGCATCTTCCTGACCGACGCCTTCACCTTCACCCTGCCTGTCGCGCTTCTCGCGCAGATGCGGGCGAACCTCGACCTGACCATCGCGGCACTGTCGGTCATCTTCATCGTCGCCACCGTGTTGCTCATCGTCGTGCTCGACCGCGTCGCGGGGCTCGATGTGGTGGTCGGGCGCGGCGTATACGGGCGCTGA
- a CDS encoding ABC transporter ATP-binding protein, with the protein MSVLDIQNITKRFGTTAAVDNVSFSVDRGEIVALLGPSGCGKTTTLRMIAGFEWPDEGRIVIGGADMATRQPYERNVGLVFQDYALFPHMSVAQNIAYGMKNRGVKRAEISQRIREVLEQVQLPGIEERRPSALSGGQQQRVALARALVTRPDIMLLDEPLSNLDAKLRLQLRREIRTILGRFGCTSIIVTHDQEEAMGLADRIVLMNKGRIEQIDTPHALYQSPRTLFAADFIGHSNWIGGTLSRRGGGAATVETALGLLPVIPRDVADGPVTLCIRPERLALLNSSDQAEIMLDALVERHDPIGADLRIWSRLADGTSVQSLEKNVGRELPAPGARVRLGLRIVDGIVLAGRRQEP; encoded by the coding sequence ATGTCTGTTCTCGACATCCAGAACATCACCAAGCGTTTTGGCACCACTGCGGCCGTCGACAATGTGAGCTTCTCCGTCGATCGCGGCGAAATCGTTGCGCTGCTCGGTCCATCGGGCTGCGGGAAAACGACGACGCTGCGCATGATCGCCGGCTTCGAGTGGCCGGACGAGGGACGCATCGTCATCGGCGGCGCCGACATGGCGACACGCCAGCCCTACGAGCGCAATGTCGGCCTTGTGTTTCAGGACTACGCGCTGTTCCCGCATATGAGCGTCGCGCAGAACATTGCCTATGGCATGAAGAACCGGGGCGTGAAGCGGGCCGAGATCAGCCAACGCATCCGCGAGGTGCTGGAGCAGGTGCAACTGCCCGGCATCGAGGAGCGCCGGCCAAGCGCGCTCAGCGGCGGCCAGCAGCAGCGCGTCGCGCTGGCCCGGGCGCTCGTCACCAGGCCGGATATCATGCTGCTCGACGAGCCATTGTCCAATCTCGACGCCAAGCTGCGGCTCCAGCTCCGCCGGGAGATCCGCACCATCCTCGGCAGGTTCGGCTGTACGTCGATCATCGTGACCCACGATCAGGAAGAGGCGATGGGCCTCGCCGATCGCATCGTGCTGATGAACAAGGGGCGGATCGAGCAGATCGACACGCCGCACGCGCTCTATCAAAGCCCGCGCACGCTGTTTGCCGCCGACTTCATCGGCCATTCCAACTGGATCGGCGGCACGCTTTCCCGCCGCGGCGGCGGTGCGGCGACTGTCGAGACGGCTCTTGGGCTTCTGCCGGTCATTCCGCGTGACGTCGCGGACGGCCCGGTGACACTCTGCATCCGTCCCGAGCGCCTTGCCCTCCTCAACTCCTCCGACCAGGCCGAAATCATGCTCGACGCGCTGGTCGAGCGGCACGATCCCATCGGTGCGGATCTGCGCATCTGGTCGCGGCTCGCCGATGGCACGTCGGTCCAGTCGCTGGAGAAGAATGTCGGACGCGAGCTTCCCGCACCGGGCGCGCGCGTCAGGCTCGGCCTGCGCATCGTCGACGGCATCGTGCTTGCGGGGCGGAGGCAGGAGCCATGA
- a CDS encoding ABC transporter permease, protein MTALLLWPALIIVAPLLLGPLLVLGHESLKPFVGGRIGGDDAGALTLDNYAQIAAPEYARYFLDTFRISFISAGLAMVLGFPMAHFIARRAGPLMRRVLMGGLVGTLFLSIIVRVYAIAVSFGPLGPLSGFGRLFGIAPASPDGAELMVVLSLMNTTLPLVALTLVGTLQNINPRLEEAAMSLGAPRWKTFFQVTVAMSLPGILSAGIIAYAFCLSNLVVPMLVGRGFILFVSNLIYSRFSEVANFPGGAALSIVMMVVSVALFYGLLHLVRANWQEAGK, encoded by the coding sequence TTGACGGCGCTTCTCCTGTGGCCGGCGCTCATCATCGTGGCGCCGCTGCTGCTCGGCCCCCTTCTGGTGCTCGGTCACGAGAGCCTGAAGCCGTTCGTGGGCGGGCGCATCGGCGGCGACGATGCCGGTGCGCTCACCCTCGACAACTACGCCCAGATCGCCGCGCCGGAATACGCGCGCTATTTCCTCGACACGTTCCGCATAAGCTTCATCAGCGCCGGCCTTGCCATGGTGCTGGGCTTCCCCATGGCGCATTTCATCGCCCGGCGGGCTGGGCCGCTCATGCGCCGGGTGCTGATGGGCGGCCTGGTCGGAACGCTCTTCCTCAGCATCATCGTGCGGGTTTACGCCATCGCCGTGAGCTTTGGCCCGCTCGGCCCGCTCTCGGGGTTCGGACGCCTGTTCGGCATCGCCCCTGCCAGCCCGGACGGTGCGGAGCTGATGGTGGTGCTCAGCCTGATGAACACGACGCTGCCGCTGGTCGCCCTCACGCTGGTTGGAACGCTGCAGAACATCAATCCGCGGCTCGAGGAGGCGGCGATGTCGCTCGGGGCGCCGCGCTGGAAAACCTTCTTCCAGGTCACGGTGGCGATGAGCCTGCCCGGCATTCTATCGGCGGGCATCATCGCCTATGCCTTCTGCCTCAGCAATCTGGTGGTGCCGATGCTGGTGGGGCGCGGCTTTATCCTGTTCGTGTCGAACCTCATCTACTCGCGCTTCTCGGAAGTGGCCAATTTCCCCGGCGGCGCCGCGCTGTCGATCGTGATGATGGTGGTCTCCGTCGCCCTGTTCTACGGGCTGCTGCACCTCGTACGCGCCAATTGGCAGGAGGCGGGCAAATGA
- a CDS encoding tartrate dehydrogenase — MAARHHRIAVIPGDGIGKEVMPEGVRVLEKAAALYGFSLDLTWHDFACCDYYARHGEMMPADWKERVGTSDAILFGAVGWPDTVPDHISLWGSLLQFRREFDQYVNLRPVRLMPGVPCPLVGRKPGDIDFWVVRENTEGEYTSIGGRMYPGTSRELVIQETVMSRHGVDRVLKFAFELAMRRPNRHLTSATKSNGIAITMPYWDERVEAMAATYPEVRTDKYHIDILTAQFVLHPDRFDVVVASNLFGDILSDLGPACTGTIGIAPSGNINPDRTFPSLFEPVHGSAPDIAGRGIANPVGQIWSTAMMLEHLGEVDAAAAIERAIERVLADPAGRTADIGGSADTQTCGKAIADALD, encoded by the coding sequence ATGGCCGCAAGACACCATCGCATCGCCGTCATCCCCGGGGACGGCATCGGCAAGGAAGTGATGCCCGAGGGCGTGCGCGTGCTGGAGAAGGCGGCGGCGCTCTATGGTTTCAGCCTCGATCTCACCTGGCACGATTTCGCGTGCTGCGACTATTACGCCCGCCATGGCGAGATGATGCCGGCCGACTGGAAAGAGCGGGTCGGCACCTCGGACGCCATCCTGTTCGGCGCGGTGGGCTGGCCCGACACGGTGCCGGACCATATCTCGCTCTGGGGCTCGCTGCTCCAGTTCCGGCGGGAGTTCGACCAATATGTGAACCTACGGCCCGTGCGGCTGATGCCCGGTGTCCCCTGCCCCCTCGTCGGCCGCAAGCCGGGCGACATCGACTTCTGGGTGGTGCGCGAGAACACGGAGGGCGAATACACCTCCATCGGCGGGCGCATGTATCCCGGCACATCCCGCGAACTGGTGATCCAGGAAACGGTGATGTCGCGCCACGGCGTCGACCGCGTCTTGAAATTCGCCTTCGAGCTGGCCATGCGGCGGCCGAACCGGCACCTCACCTCCGCCACCAAGTCCAACGGCATCGCGATCACCATGCCCTATTGGGACGAGCGGGTGGAGGCGATGGCGGCGACCTACCCCGAGGTGCGCACGGACAAGTACCACATCGACATCCTCACCGCGCAGTTCGTGCTGCACCCGGACCGGTTCGACGTGGTGGTCGCTTCCAACCTGTTCGGCGACATCCTCTCCGATCTTGGCCCGGCCTGCACGGGCACCATCGGCATCGCGCCCTCCGGCAACATCAACCCGGACCGCACCTTCCCGTCCCTGTTCGAGCCGGTGCACGGCTCGGCGCCGGACATCGCCGGCCGTGGCATTGCGAACCCGGTGGGCCAGATCTGGTCCACGGCCATGATGCTGGAGCATCTCGGGGAAGTGGACGCCGCCGCTGCCATCGAGCGCGCCATCGAGCGGGTGCTGGCCGATCCCGCGGGGCGCACGGCCGACATCGGCGGTTCAGCCGACACGCAGACCTGCGGCAAGGCCATCGCCGACGCTCTCGATTGA
- a CDS encoding amidohydrolase family protein translates to MIQRPLAIRGGLMAFPSEGEVRAADLLIQDGRIAAIVAPGAALPEEAELVGANDRLIMPGLVNAHTHSHLAIAKGVSRAWTLELHLHNGPWTGGGQNLADRHLLAQASAAEMLLKGCTACYDLVLELPHPSPDGMFATAAGYIDAGMRAVVAPMLADRTFWQAIPGLRDALPDHARAEIDTIRMAGVDANLEACERMLREWPHDRSWVRLGLAPTIPLHCSDAFWTGARALANAHGAPMHAHLAESKIQAIAGRARYGMSLTAHLDALGILGPDFTAAHGIWLDDADLELLARRGCSVAHNPSSNFRLGSGIANVPAMVAAGVRVGLGSDACSCSDHQNLFEVMRLACYLSRTASFDPDDWLSPRDVFEMATCGSARALGLHEITGDIRPGLAADLVFLDLGSVNFTPLNDPLYQLVFAEEGRSITRVMVGGRTVVEDGRLTTIDYPALRARLNDRAREIFAANAPRKEMLAAIEPFVKHFCVGLAQGRIELAESVAP, encoded by the coding sequence ATGATACAGCGCCCGCTCGCCATACGCGGCGGCCTTATGGCGTTTCCCTCGGAGGGGGAGGTACGCGCGGCCGATCTTCTGATCCAGGATGGGCGGATCGCCGCCATCGTCGCGCCCGGTGCCGCGCTGCCCGAGGAGGCTGAGCTGGTCGGCGCGAACGACCGGCTGATCATGCCCGGCCTCGTCAACGCGCACACCCACAGCCATCTCGCCATCGCCAAGGGCGTCTCGCGTGCCTGGACGCTTGAGCTGCATCTCCACAACGGCCCATGGACCGGCGGCGGCCAGAACCTCGCGGATCGCCATCTGCTGGCCCAGGCCTCAGCCGCCGAGATGCTGCTCAAGGGCTGCACCGCCTGTTACGATCTGGTGCTGGAGCTTCCGCACCCCTCGCCGGACGGCATGTTCGCCACCGCCGCCGGCTATATCGACGCCGGCATGCGCGCCGTCGTCGCCCCGATGCTAGCCGATCGCACCTTCTGGCAGGCGATCCCCGGCCTGCGCGATGCGCTGCCGGACCATGCGCGGGCCGAGATCGACACCATCCGCATGGCCGGCGTCGACGCCAACCTTGAAGCCTGCGAGCGCATGTTGAGGGAATGGCCGCACGATCGGTCATGGGTGCGCCTGGGCCTCGCCCCCACCATCCCGCTGCACTGCTCGGACGCGTTCTGGACGGGAGCACGCGCGCTGGCCAATGCCCACGGCGCGCCGATGCATGCTCATCTTGCGGAATCGAAGATCCAGGCCATCGCCGGACGCGCCCGCTATGGCATGAGCCTCACTGCTCACCTCGATGCACTCGGTATCCTCGGCCCCGATTTCACCGCCGCCCACGGCATCTGGCTCGATGACGCCGATCTCGAACTGCTGGCACGGCGCGGCTGCTCGGTCGCGCATAATCCGTCGAGCAATTTCCGGCTCGGCAGCGGCATCGCGAACGTGCCGGCCATGGTGGCGGCCGGCGTGCGCGTCGGCCTCGGCTCGGACGCCTGCAGCTGCTCGGACCACCAGAACCTGTTCGAGGTCATGCGCCTCGCCTGCTATCTCTCCCGCACCGCCTCGTTCGATCCCGACGACTGGCTCTCGCCGCGCGATGTGTTCGAAATGGCGACTTGCGGCAGCGCGCGGGCGCTCGGCCTGCATGAGATCACCGGCGACATCCGGCCGGGTCTCGCGGCGGATCTTGTCTTTCTCGACCTCGGCAGCGTCAACTTCACGCCGCTCAATGATCCGCTCTACCAGCTCGTCTTCGCCGAAGAGGGGCGCAGCATCACCCGCGTCATGGTCGGCGGCCGCACGGTGGTGGAGGACGGACGTTTGACCACCATCGACTATCCGGCGCTGCGCGCACGGCTGAACGACCGCGCGCGCGAGATCTTTGCCGCCAACGCTCCGCGCAAGGAGATGCTGGCCGCCATCGAGCCGTTCGTGAAGCATTTCTGCGTCGGCCTTGCGCAGGGGCGTATTGAACTCGCGGAGAGTGTCGCGCCATGA
- a CDS encoding TetR/AcrR family transcriptional regulator produces the protein MTTASSKPAGERRKNSAHEEPADTAKAAKNARQRSPGKRNAAATRQRILEAAMAEFAQHGYSGSRIERITASADVNVGMIYHYFGNKDDLYLAALEASYKIIRDREQTLDVTGTDPRSALAALIELTFDFLSTDPHFVRLIMNENLMMGRTAQRSATIPHMTRPLLDSLSNILTLGQEQDIFKQNVDAESLYISILGLCFIHVSNRHTLSSMFQHDFSEPQWLDQRKSIVVQTILSFVSAIEGQSGSISP, from the coding sequence ATGACGACCGCCTCATCCAAGCCAGCCGGAGAACGCCGGAAGAATTCGGCACACGAAGAGCCAGCGGACACGGCCAAGGCGGCGAAAAATGCGCGGCAGCGTTCGCCGGGAAAGCGCAACGCCGCCGCCACGCGCCAGCGCATTCTCGAAGCGGCGATGGCTGAGTTCGCCCAGCACGGCTACAGCGGCAGCCGGATCGAACGCATTACGGCGTCCGCCGATGTCAATGTCGGCATGATCTATCATTACTTCGGCAACAAGGACGATCTCTACCTCGCGGCGCTTGAAGCGTCTTACAAGATCATCCGCGACCGCGAGCAGACGCTCGATGTCACCGGCACCGATCCACGATCGGCGCTGGCGGCCCTGATCGAGCTGACGTTCGATTTCCTCAGTACCGATCCGCATTTCGTGCGTCTGATCATGAATGAGAATCTCATGATGGGCCGAACTGCCCAGCGCTCAGCCACGATCCCTCACATGACGCGGCCCCTGCTCGACTCGCTCAGCAATATTCTCACGCTTGGGCAGGAGCAGGACATATTCAAACAGAATGTCGACGCGGAAAGCCTATACATTTCCATTTTAGGGCTGTGCTTCATCCATGTGTCAAACCGGCATACCCTGAGCAGCATGTTCCAGCATGATTTTTCAGAGCCTCAGTGGCTCGACCAGAGAAAATCGATCGTTGTGCAGACGATACTGTCGTTCGTTTCGGCTATCGAAGGGCAGTCAGGATCGATTTCGCCGTAG
- a CDS encoding GAF domain-containing protein: protein MIATTDAAALRAAFSPILATLMEQTGAIRCTVRLDYPALGLSVNVPCAEVLAPGAASMMDNSAVDHRRARSVRWIEKNRRALIQGDVFADPDLAPPPALIRIFGTRSQMVAPLVGRDDYLFGWVSAHFAEGPRVFEPAIIAALEAARDAVRDTPGVPLDI from the coding sequence ATGATCGCCACCACCGACGCTGCCGCACTGCGTGCAGCCTTCTCCCCCATCCTCGCCACGCTGATGGAACAGACGGGCGCGATACGCTGCACCGTGCGCCTCGACTATCCCGCGCTCGGCCTCAGCGTGAACGTACCTTGCGCCGAGGTGCTGGCGCCGGGCGCCGCCTCAATGATGGATAATAGCGCCGTCGATCATCGTCGGGCGCGGAGTGTCCGCTGGATCGAGAAGAACCGGCGCGCCCTGATCCAGGGGGACGTCTTCGCCGATCCCGATCTTGCCCCGCCGCCGGCGCTGATCCGCATCTTCGGAACCCGCTCGCAGATGGTGGCGCCGCTGGTCGGGCGCGACGACTATCTGTTCGGCTGGGTATCCGCCCATTTCGCCGAAGGACCCCGCGTGTTCGAGCCCGCCATCATCGCCGCGCTGGAGGCGGCGCGCGATGCCGTGCGCGATACGCCGGGGGTGCCGTTGGACATCTGA
- a CDS encoding extracellular solute-binding protein, translating to MSLTRRAFGRNLLTGAGLAAAGAFPGGLITPARAADRLLVVQWGAQWIEVSKQIAADFNKTNPTQIAWELHSGGAAAVVAKIKAVWPNTQYNVLSVWDPVFRAMIKEDWLLPIDESIVTNLATIPDQFIQKNDKGQKMSVPLSTAGAFWGYREDLLPGGFNSVEDLLRPEFKGKLCVPYPIGLTGLFIVSCALQRGGNERNAEPGWELVKELASKGQIGMIATNNSEYINAMASGQYSVGFWNNGGWFATAKNFPVKLKNRMPGNKVFLYNEGFCVLKGSPAKAAFEFANFFAEPKMNELYNMNLGSGPTQPSAKPNPMLADWYFAPSDLEKYAYFADFAYLGSVVNEWNARWEREIVPLVRRG from the coding sequence ATGTCGCTGACCCGTCGCGCCTTCGGCCGTAACCTGTTGACCGGCGCCGGCCTCGCAGCCGCCGGCGCCTTTCCCGGCGGGCTGATCACCCCCGCGCGCGCCGCCGACCGGCTGCTCGTGGTGCAGTGGGGCGCGCAGTGGATCGAGGTCTCAAAGCAGATCGCAGCCGATTTCAACAAGACGAACCCCACGCAGATCGCCTGGGAGCTTCACTCCGGCGGCGCGGCGGCTGTCGTCGCCAAGATCAAGGCGGTTTGGCCGAACACCCAATACAATGTACTCTCGGTGTGGGATCCGGTCTTCCGAGCGATGATCAAGGAAGACTGGCTCCTTCCGATCGACGAGAGCATCGTCACCAACCTCGCCACCATCCCCGACCAGTTCATCCAGAAGAACGACAAGGGCCAGAAGATGAGCGTGCCGCTCTCCACGGCCGGCGCGTTCTGGGGCTATCGGGAGGACCTGCTGCCGGGCGGCTTCAATTCGGTTGAAGACCTGCTGCGTCCGGAGTTCAAGGGCAAGCTGTGCGTGCCCTATCCCATCGGGCTGACCGGGCTCTTCATCGTGAGCTGCGCGCTCCAGCGCGGCGGCAATGAGCGGAACGCCGAGCCGGGCTGGGAGCTGGTCAAGGAACTGGCGTCGAAGGGCCAGATCGGCATGATCGCCACCAACAATTCCGAGTATATCAACGCGATGGCAAGCGGCCAGTACTCGGTCGGCTTCTGGAACAACGGCGGCTGGTTCGCCACCGCCAAGAATTTTCCGGTCAAGTTGAAGAACCGAATGCCGGGCAACAAGGTGTTCCTCTACAATGAAGGCTTCTGCGTGCTGAAGGGTTCGCCCGCGAAGGCCGCCTTCGAGTTCGCCAATTTCTTTGCCGAGCCGAAGATGAACGAGCTCTACAACATGAATCTCGGCTCCGGGCCGACCCAGCCCTCCGCCAAGCCCAATCCGATGCTGGCGGACTGGTATTTCGCGCCGAGCGATCTGGAGAAATACGCTTACTTCGCAGACTTCGCCTATCTCGGCTCGGTGGTGAACGAGTGGAACGCCCGATGGGAGCGCGAGATCGTGCCGCTGGTGCGGCGCGGCTGA